The following proteins are encoded in a genomic region of Sesamum indicum cultivar Zhongzhi No. 13 linkage group LG8, S_indicum_v1.0, whole genome shotgun sequence:
- the LOC105169783 gene encoding myb-related protein 308 encodes MGRSPCCEKAHTNKGAWTKEEDDRLIAYIRAHGEGCWRSLPKAAGLLRCGKSCRLRWINYLRPDLKRGNFTEEEDELIIKLHSLLGNKWSLIAGRLPGRTDNEIKNYWNTHIRRKLLSRGIDPTTHRPINEPAAAAAAASQESIKTISFSAANSKEEDDDHDDKNTTGGGGSLMITKEDHNSPAAERCPDLNLELRISPPYGQQQDHHHQDPLRTGGIRDTSSSSSCFACSLGIQNSKDCSCSSGRSSNPGYDFLGLKTGVLDYRSVEMK; translated from the exons ATGGGGAGGTCTCCTTGCTGTGAAAAAGCTCACACAAACAAAGGCGCTTGGACCAAAGAAGAAGACGATCGTCTCATCGCTTATATTCGCGCACACGGCGAGGGCTGCTGGCGCTCCCTCCCCAAGGCCGCCGGCCTCCTCCGCTGCGGCAAGAGCTGCCGCCTCCGCTGGATCAATTACTTGCGCCCTGACCTCAAACGTGGCAACTTCAccgaagaagaagatgaactCATTATCAAACTCCACAGCCTTCTTGGCAACAA GTGGTCACTTATAGCTGGAAGATTGCCGGGAAGAACGGACAATGAGATCAAGAATTACTGGAACACTCACATCAGACGAAAGCTTTTGAGCCGGGGTATTGATCCAACCACTCACAGGCCAATCAATGAGCccgcagcagcagcagcagcagcttcACAGGAATCCATCAAAACCATCTCTTTTTCTGCTGCTAATTCAAAAGAAGAAGACGACGACCACGACGACAAAAACACAACTGGTGGTGGTGGGAGTTTGATGATCACCAAAGAAGATCACAACAGCCCGGCTGCAGAGCGTTGCCCCGATTTGAATCTGGAGCTCCGAATCAGCCCTCCTTACGGTCAGCAGCaggatcatcatcatcaagacCCACTCAGAACAGGTGGAATCAGAGATACTTCTAGCAGTAGTTCGTGCTTCGCCTGTAGCCTTGGGATACAGAACAGCAAAGACTGCAGCTGCAGCAGCGGCCGTAGCAGTAATCCAGGGTATGATTTTCTGGGGTTGAAGACCGGAGTTTTGGACTACAGAAGCGTGGAGATGAAATGA